In the Streptomyces spororaveus genome, GCGGCGCTGCCGCACGCGGTGGTGCTCACCCTCGCCTACACCGAGGCCCTGCTGGCCGCCTTCGCCGCCTGGTCGCTGTACGCCCTGCTGCGCGGCCGCTGGCTGTGGGCCGCCGGCCTCGCCGTACTGGCCGGGCTGACCCGGCCCACCGGGCTGGCCGTCGCGGCCGCCGTCTCGGCCATGGCCCTGTACACGGTCTTCGTACGAAGATCCCGCGCGCCCGGGGTGTGGCTGGCCGGGCTGGTGGCGCCGGCGGGCTGGGCGGCGTACGTCCTGGCCGTCGGGGTGAAGGTGAGCGACCCCTTCGGCGGCTACTTCGCCGTGCAGCGCGACTGGGGTTCCCGCTTCGACTTCGGCGCCGGGGCGCTGCGCTCCTCGGAGCGGGTCCTGACCGGCGGGCACGTGCCGCTCGCCACCACCGTGACGGTGGTCCTGCTGGCCATGGCCGGGCTGCTGGCGGTGCTGCTGCTCCTGGACCGCACCCCGCTGCCGCTGCTCGCGTACACCGCGGTGCTGCTGGTCATCGGCTTCGGCGGGGCCGGCTTCTTCGAGTCCAAGCCGCGCTTCCTGCTGCCGGCCTTCCCGCTGCTGCTGCCGATGGCCGCCGTCATGGCGAGAGCCCGGCCTCGCACCGCGGTCATGGTGACCGCGGTGGTGGCCGGGCTCGGTTACGGCTACGGGCTGTACCTGCTGCTGATCGCCCGCGTTCCGCTGTAACGGCTAGTTGTTGCTGTCGCCTTCGCCGTCGCTGTCGTCGTCGCCGTCGGTGGAGTCGATGTCCTGCTCCAGGCCGAGCTGCTCGACGAGCCACTTGTCGAACTCGATGGAGGCGCGGACCCAGCTGACCGTGGAGGACACGAAGTGCTCCAGGCTGACGCCGGTGCCGATCAGC is a window encoding:
- a CDS encoding glycosyltransferase family 39 protein encodes the protein MATGRAAVSASPLEMRAVRAVRSAAPTTVIALGVFAAVRGAGVLVLGLGAWWAGRDPLKVLGRSWDSDWYLRIAAHGYGRTLMWPEAATGTGPVQSDYAFFPLYPTLIRIVSGILPGGMVPAALLVAWVSAAVAALGIYRVGERVTGPRAGLLLVGLWAALPHAVVLTLAYTEALLAAFAAWSLYALLRGRWLWAAGLAVLAGLTRPTGLAVAAAVSAMALYTVFVRRSRAPGVWLAGLVAPAGWAAYVLAVGVKVSDPFGGYFAVQRDWGSRFDFGAGALRSSERVLTGGHVPLATTVTVVLLAMAGLLAVLLLLDRTPLPLLAYTAVLLVIGFGGAGFFESKPRFLLPAFPLLLPMAAVMARARPRTAVMVTAVVAGLGYGYGLYLLLIARVPL